The following are encoded together in the Vibrio zhugei genome:
- a CDS encoding lipopolysaccharide biosynthesis protein, which produces MKKKINLIRESKFIKNILLAIMGTAGAQAITMLFSPVITRLYGVESFGLLGTFTAILTVLIPISALSYPIAIVLSKEDNEAENIAKISVIISILISISSALFIIVFSDYIVRSLNIEYLRDYLIIIPIALFFSALKQILEQWLIRNKLFRITAQVAVYQSLFLNIVKTFFGWFSPSGFVLIIITSLGYFTYATLLFIVGGNNSKLIKKISLNKSEFKSVTYKYKDFPLYRAPQQFINALSQSLPTLMLASFFGSKSVGFYALSRMIMGIPSMLGKSVGDVFYPQVTGAINQGKNVSKLLIQATSSLFFIGLIPFSIVILFGPWLFSFVFGADWIIAGEYSQWLSLAMFFSFINRPAVSTLAALRLQKFFLVYEIVSAIVRFTAISLGFYLYKSDIFAVAAFSCSGVVLNIFLIFYTITKSKAKT; this is translated from the coding sequence ATGAAAAAAAAAATAAATCTCATACGAGAAAGTAAATTTATAAAGAATATTCTTCTAGCGATTATGGGTACTGCTGGTGCTCAGGCTATTACCATGCTATTTTCACCAGTAATTACCCGACTCTATGGAGTAGAATCTTTTGGCTTACTCGGAACATTTACTGCGATACTAACCGTGTTAATTCCTATATCTGCATTATCTTATCCTATAGCTATCGTCTTATCTAAAGAAGATAATGAAGCTGAAAATATAGCAAAGATAAGTGTAATCATATCAATATTAATATCGATTTCAAGTGCGCTATTCATTATTGTATTTTCTGATTATATAGTAAGAAGTCTTAATATAGAATATCTTAGAGATTATTTAATAATAATACCTATAGCACTATTTTTTTCAGCTTTAAAACAGATTCTCGAACAATGGTTAATTAGAAATAAGCTATTTAGAATTACTGCTCAAGTTGCAGTTTATCAATCCTTATTTTTAAATATTGTAAAAACTTTTTTTGGATGGTTTTCTCCGTCAGGTTTTGTATTAATTATTATTACATCTTTAGGCTACTTTACATATGCGACACTATTATTTATCGTAGGTGGAAATAATAGTAAACTTATAAAAAAAATAAGTTTAAATAAAAGCGAATTTAAGAGTGTTACTTATAAATATAAAGATTTTCCACTTTATAGAGCTCCACAACAATTTATAAATGCATTGTCACAAAGTTTACCAACATTAATGCTTGCAAGTTTTTTTGGCTCGAAATCAGTTGGTTTTTATGCATTATCGAGAATGATAATGGGAATTCCCTCAATGTTAGGTAAATCTGTTGGAGATGTTTTTTATCCGCAGGTTACCGGTGCCATAAACCAAGGTAAAAATGTATCTAAACTCTTAATTCAAGCAACGAGTTCACTTTTTTTTATCGGTCTAATACCCTTCTCTATAGTTATTCTATTTGGTCCTTGGCTTTTCTCTTTTGTTTTTGGAGCTGATTGGATTATTGCTGGTGAATACTCTCAATGGCTATCTTTAGCAATGTTCTTCTCTTTTATAAATAGGCCTGCTGTATCAACATTAGCTGCTCTAAGACTGCAAAAATTTTTTCTAGTATACGAAATAGTAAGTGCTATCGTGCGCTTTACGGCAATAAGCTTAGGGTTTTATCTATACAAAAGCGATATTTTTGCTGTTGCGGCATTTTCATGTTCTGGAGTAGTACTAAATATATTTCTCATATTCTATACTATAACGAAATCTAAGGCTAAAACATGA
- a CDS encoding glycosyltransferase family 4 protein yields the protein MKRKALLLNTSFYPNIGGVENSLRSIAEELSNEGWHVDIVTALTIETEPAEKLFGANIYRYKSSGGGTYVYNAYRLIKSLENEYELVICRHHVLAIVLKLLKFKNIKYIVPGVYKYQNIREKSLSLRSKLKYRFNMTIQGLAFRCSELFVFSDSMKLQIESIIGSNYHMTKINPGVDDKRFFQKNKEEIIALREELSLDVDKKYILGLGRFVDVKNFEVLIKAMSYTPDDFSLLLVGDGYLKEKYQSLIEEYAVSNKVIIKPSTKTPEKYYQLCDVFCLSSIYEPFGQVLLEATFSGLPIVAFDNQSCDGVDTATREIYENYPSLVNFCHSMDPESLSKQLILSTKAEFNKIEFNDFVLSKSWDGLLKKVLGEEF from the coding sequence ATGAAAAGAAAAGCTCTACTTTTAAATACATCATTTTATCCAAATATAGGTGGTGTAGAAAATTCTCTCCGAAGCATTGCTGAAGAGTTGTCGAATGAAGGTTGGCATGTTGATATAGTTACTGCCTTAACTATCGAGACTGAACCAGCTGAAAAACTATTCGGTGCTAATATTTATAGATATAAATCAAGTGGAGGAGGTACATATGTTTATAATGCTTATCGATTAATAAAAAGTTTAGAGAATGAATATGAACTAGTAATTTGTAGGCATCATGTATTAGCTATTGTACTAAAACTGTTAAAGTTTAAAAATATCAAATATATTGTTCCTGGTGTATATAAATATCAAAATATTAGAGAGAAATCTCTATCACTAAGATCAAAGCTAAAGTACCGTTTTAATATGACTATTCAAGGTTTAGCATTTAGGTGTTCAGAGTTATTTGTATTTAGTGATTCAATGAAATTACAAATAGAAAGTATAATTGGTTCAAATTATCATATGACAAAGATTAATCCTGGTGTAGACGATAAAAGATTCTTTCAAAAAAATAAAGAAGAGATTATTGCATTAAGAGAAGAGCTAAGTTTAGATGTAGATAAAAAATATATACTAGGTTTAGGCCGATTTGTCGATGTGAAAAATTTTGAAGTTTTAATTAAAGCGATGTCATATACACCTGATGATTTTTCACTACTATTAGTAGGTGATGGATATTTAAAAGAAAAATATCAGTCTCTTATAGAAGAATACGCAGTATCTAATAAAGTTATTATAAAGCCATCAACTAAAACACCAGAAAAGTATTATCAGTTATGTGATGTATTCTGTCTATCATCTATATATGAACCATTTGGACAAGTACTGCTAGAGGCTACATTTTCTGGACTACCTATTGTAGCATTCGATAATCAATCTTGTGATGGAGTGGATACTGCTACACGAGAAATTTATGAAAATTATCCTAGTTTAGTCAATTTTTGTCACAGTATGGATCCTGAATCATTATCAAAACAGTTGATTTTGTCGACAAAAGCTGAGTTTAATAAAATTGAGTTTAATGATTTTGTATTATCTAAGTCGTGGGATGGACTTTTGAAAAAAGTTTTAGGAGAGGAATTTTAA
- a CDS encoding glycosyltransferase family A protein has protein sequence MKIEFLISTVDRNNVDFIYRMFKNLDIENINAVIINQCINIDLPEMIHVPHDNIKIISVKDKGTSNSRNLAMENMSGDICTFTDDDLIYDSKVLDIIEKSFLENDSDIITFKTNFIENDKSIKNYREESFNHTFHSLMKTGDWEIFFRKKSIENKLIKFDSNFGLGCKYPLCEYQIFLTDCFKNGLSLLYIPKVVVRHPLDIVRTGVKFDSHIEKARGAGFARIFGWKGVFAIVYFAIKKYSLYKDRKSLVKEFIDLFSGYVELLKGY, from the coding sequence ATGAAAATAGAATTTTTAATATCAACTGTGGATAGAAACAACGTTGATTTTATATATAGAATGTTCAAGAATTTAGATATAGAAAATATTAACGCTGTTATAATAAATCAATGTATAAATATCGACTTACCAGAAATGATCCATGTGCCACATGATAATATAAAGATTATTTCTGTAAAAGATAAAGGAACATCTAATAGTAGAAATTTAGCGATGGAAAACATGTCTGGTGATATTTGTACTTTTACAGATGATGATTTAATATATGATAGTAAGGTGTTAGATATTATTGAAAAAAGTTTTTTAGAGAACGATTCAGATATTATAACATTTAAGACAAATTTTATAGAAAATGACAAAAGTATTAAGAATTATAGAGAAGAATCATTTAATCACACATTTCATTCCCTAATGAAAACTGGTGATTGGGAGATTTTTTTTAGAAAAAAGTCTATCGAAAATAAATTGATAAAGTTTGATAGTAATTTTGGCTTAGGATGTAAGTACCCATTGTGTGAGTATCAAATTTTCTTAACCGACTGTTTTAAAAATGGTTTGTCTTTATTATATATTCCTAAAGTAGTTGTAAGACATCCTTTAGATATCGTAAGGACGGGGGTCAAATTTGATTCTCATATAGAAAAAGCTAGAGGTGCAGGTTTTGCTAGGATTTTTGGCTGGAAAGGTGTATTTGCTATAGTTTATTTTGCAATAAAAAAATATAGTCTCTATAAAGATAGGAAAAGCCTAGTGAAGGAGTTTATAGATCTTTTTTCTGGATATGTTGAGTTATTAAAAGGTTATTAG
- a CDS encoding glycosyltransferase family 2 protein, producing MASLVSIITPTHNSEKFIEETIRSVLEQTYIYWELIIIDDCSHDSSFDIIKRYSDLDERIKVFQLDKNSGAAVARNLGIEKANGRFISFLDSDDLWAKDKLASQVEFMLKNNKDFSFSAYYLIDEQGKEIGLVNVPKYVKYRDILKTCSIGCLTVMYDTKKLGKVYMPLIRKRQDFGLWLKILKDINYAYDFGKVKSYYRVRADSISANKKSAAYYQWKIYRNVENMGMISSLFYFFNYAFFGILKSKLPKVYDFYLKFK from the coding sequence ATGGCATCATTAGTTTCAATTATTACTCCTACGCATAATTCAGAAAAATTTATAGAAGAAACGATAAGGTCTGTTCTTGAGCAAACATATATATATTGGGAACTTATAATTATTGATGACTGTTCTCACGATTCAAGTTTTGATATTATTAAACGTTATTCTGATTTAGACGAAAGGATAAAAGTTTTTCAGCTTGATAAAAATTCTGGTGCCGCTGTTGCCAGAAATTTAGGTATAGAGAAAGCAAATGGTAGATTTATTTCTTTTTTAGATAGTGATGATTTATGGGCTAAGGATAAATTAGCATCTCAAGTTGAATTCATGTTGAAAAATAATAAAGACTTTAGCTTTTCTGCTTATTATTTAATTGATGAACAAGGAAAAGAAATAGGGCTTGTTAACGTTCCTAAGTATGTGAAATATAGGGATATACTTAAAACATGTTCAATTGGTTGTTTAACAGTTATGTATGACACGAAGAAATTAGGTAAAGTATATATGCCGTTAATTAGAAAAAGGCAAGATTTTGGTCTTTGGTTGAAAATATTAAAGGACATTAACTATGCTTATGATTTTGGGAAAGTTAAATCTTATTATAGAGTTAGAGCAGATTCTATTTCTGCTAATAAAAAGTCAGCAGCATATTATCAGTGGAAAATATACCGTAATGTTGAAAATATGGGAATGATTTCTTCTTTGTTTTATTTTTTTAATTATGCTTTTTTTGGCATTTTAAAATCTAAGCTACCTAAAGTTTATGACTTTTATTTAAAATTTAAATGA
- a CDS encoding IS630 family transposase, producing the protein MKIRLTKEQKQALDIQHDKTRDGRVRDRIKAVLLTSEGWSTAMISQALRIHETTVLRHLQDYQQSEKLKPENGGSSSRLSASQTMALIERLTEVTYHHSHQIVAYVLEQFGVSYTVAGMNKWLHHNGFSYKKPKGVPHRFSEAKQQEFVEAYKALKSRCGRDEPILFMDAVHPTQATKITHGWIRTGQGKPIETTGSRSRLNIVGALNLLDIGNTVISAYESINSENIVRFFCRLRESYPLNQKLHLILDGAGYHRTDLVKDAAFVLNIELHYLPPYSPNLNPIERLWKVMNEQVRNNVYFKSKRDFEAAIRRFFTVSLPEIAGSLASRINDNFQMLNPASSS; encoded by the coding sequence ATGAAGATAAGGCTGACCAAAGAACAAAAGCAAGCACTCGATATCCAGCACGATAAAACGCGTGATGGTCGAGTCCGTGACCGTATAAAAGCGGTATTGCTAACGTCTGAAGGTTGGAGTACTGCAATGATTTCTCAAGCTTTGCGTATTCATGAAACCACCGTTCTGCGCCATCTTCAGGACTACCAGCAATCAGAGAAGCTAAAGCCCGAAAATGGTGGCTCCAGTAGTCGATTATCCGCTTCCCAAACTATGGCGCTTATCGAGCGCCTCACTGAGGTGACCTACCACCACTCTCATCAGATTGTGGCCTATGTCCTAGAGCAGTTTGGTGTGAGCTATACAGTCGCAGGTATGAACAAGTGGCTGCACCACAATGGCTTTAGCTACAAGAAGCCTAAAGGTGTCCCCCATCGATTTAGTGAAGCTAAACAGCAGGAGTTTGTTGAGGCCTACAAGGCACTCAAATCCCGCTGCGGCAGGGACGAACCCATCTTGTTCATGGATGCGGTTCACCCGACTCAAGCTACAAAAATCACTCATGGGTGGATACGTACCGGGCAGGGTAAACCTATAGAGACAACAGGAAGCCGCAGCCGCCTCAACATTGTTGGCGCACTGAACCTCTTAGATATTGGCAATACGGTTATTAGCGCTTATGAAAGCATCAACAGCGAAAATATCGTTCGGTTTTTCTGTAGACTGAGAGAGAGCTACCCACTAAATCAAAAGCTTCACCTCATCTTAGATGGAGCGGGGTATCACCGTACAGATTTGGTAAAAGATGCGGCTTTTGTGTTGAACATAGAACTTCACTATCTGCCACCTTATAGCCCCAACCTCAACCCAATAGAACGGTTATGGAAGGTAATGAACGAGCAAGTAAGAAACAACGTTTACTTCAAAAGTAAGCGTGACTTTGAAGCTGCTATCCGGCGATTTTTCACTGTGTCTCTTCCGGAGATTGCAGGCTCTCTAGCGTCACGTATTAACGATAACTTTCAAATGTTAAATCCTGCATCTTCAAGTTGA
- the tnpA gene encoding IS66 family insertion sequence element accessory protein TnpA, which yields MYKRRTDQEWLSLIEQCQASSLTQHAFCQKHDISVSTFYAKRQQLSVSPSQTQSGFVKADIIEKTTCRKVTQTSLANMTLIANNVELSIPQGTPPYYLAELIGALS from the coding sequence ATGTACAAACGACGCACCGACCAAGAATGGCTTTCTCTGATTGAGCAATGCCAAGCCAGTTCGCTCACACAACACGCTTTTTGCCAAAAACACGACATTAGCGTATCGACATTTTACGCCAAGCGGCAGCAGCTGAGTGTTAGCCCATCCCAAACTCAGAGTGGCTTCGTTAAGGCCGACATTATTGAAAAGACTACGTGTCGCAAGGTGACCCAGACGTCGTTGGCGAACATGACTTTGATAGCAAATAACGTCGAATTGAGTATTCCTCAAGGCACGCCACCATACTATCTTGCTGAGTTGATTGGAGCCTTATCATGA
- the tnpB gene encoding IS66 family insertion sequence element accessory protein TnpB (TnpB, as the term is used for proteins encoded by IS66 family insertion elements, is considered an accessory protein, since TnpC, encoded by a neighboring gene, is a DDE family transposase.), translating to MKRMMTAPVVYLYREFVDFRKSINGLALLIESDTELELGSGALFLFTNKQRDKIKVLYWDQTGYALWYKRLEKAKFKWPTQEKNTVFTLTQFDLDRLLSGFTIIGHKSVKIDSFTMG from the coding sequence ATGAAACGCATGATGACCGCGCCAGTGGTGTATTTATATCGCGAGTTTGTCGATTTCAGAAAGTCTATCAATGGTCTGGCACTGTTGATTGAATCCGACACCGAACTTGAGCTAGGCTCAGGGGCATTGTTCCTCTTCACCAATAAACAACGCGATAAAATAAAAGTGTTGTATTGGGACCAAACGGGTTATGCGCTCTGGTATAAACGCCTCGAAAAAGCCAAGTTTAAGTGGCCCACGCAAGAGAAAAATACGGTGTTTACCTTAACGCAATTTGACCTCGACAGACTGCTTTCTGGCTTCACAATAATCGGCCATAAATCGGTAAAAATCGACAGTTTTACAATGGGTTAA
- the tnpC gene encoding IS66 family transposase — protein MKKTTPDINPDSQNIAELQAMVKALMSEQEAWQQKESQWQQERQSLIEQFKLALDRQFAKRSEALKPYNEAQGDFFNEVECEAENVDEDVVTTTTTTKRRGKRQPLPKDLPRETVVLDLDEHDKQCPCCQHSLHQIGEDRSEKLEFTPAILNVIDYVRPKYACRHCEQHSETNPVHQQPVPESIIPKSFATESLLANIILGKYQYALPLYRQETLFTQSGIDLSRTTMARWVIQVSEKFQPLYQALKTHLLEQVVVHADETPLNVLQEEKRSYMWLYCSGADSPQACLPDMKNIVLYDYQNSRARACPMDFLENYSGYLQTDGYAAYDGLTQVTNVGCFAHARRKFMEAKKLQGKGKTGKVDIALAKIQKLYALEARLKQSSAEERWSERQAHAKPILDDLYQWLTTQKVFESSPLGKAIKYTLGQWPKLVRYVDDGHLSIDNNRAERAIKSMVIGRKNWLFANTSKGADASALLYSIIETAKANGLILYDYMVKCMKELAKAEPDIESLLPWNFSH, from the coding sequence ATGAAAAAGACGACCCCCGACATCAATCCAGACAGCCAAAACATCGCGGAACTTCAAGCGATGGTGAAGGCGTTGATGTCTGAGCAAGAAGCTTGGCAGCAAAAAGAATCACAATGGCAACAAGAACGCCAATCCTTGATTGAGCAGTTCAAACTGGCACTTGACCGCCAGTTCGCCAAACGCTCTGAAGCGTTAAAACCGTATAACGAAGCTCAGGGCGACTTCTTTAATGAAGTGGAATGCGAAGCGGAGAACGTCGACGAAGACGTGGTGACCACGACGACCACAACAAAGCGCCGTGGTAAACGCCAGCCATTACCGAAAGACTTACCTCGCGAAACCGTGGTTCTTGACCTGGACGAGCACGATAAACAGTGTCCTTGCTGCCAACATTCTCTGCATCAAATCGGGGAAGACCGTAGCGAGAAACTGGAGTTCACGCCTGCGATACTCAACGTTATCGACTACGTTCGTCCTAAATACGCGTGCCGTCATTGTGAGCAACACAGTGAGACTAACCCAGTTCACCAACAGCCAGTACCCGAAAGCATCATCCCCAAAAGCTTCGCCACAGAAAGCTTGCTGGCCAATATCATCTTAGGTAAATACCAGTACGCCTTGCCGCTGTATCGACAAGAAACCTTGTTCACGCAATCGGGCATCGACTTATCACGAACGACCATGGCTCGCTGGGTTATCCAAGTGAGCGAGAAGTTCCAACCCTTGTACCAAGCCTTAAAAACGCACTTACTTGAGCAAGTGGTGGTGCATGCCGATGAAACCCCATTGAATGTGCTGCAAGAAGAGAAGCGCAGTTACATGTGGCTGTATTGCTCAGGCGCTGACTCTCCGCAAGCGTGTTTACCGGATATGAAAAACATCGTCTTGTACGACTATCAAAACAGTCGCGCGAGAGCGTGCCCAATGGACTTCTTGGAAAATTACTCGGGTTACCTGCAAACCGATGGTTATGCCGCGTACGATGGTCTCACTCAAGTGACGAACGTCGGTTGCTTCGCTCATGCTCGCCGTAAGTTCATGGAGGCAAAAAAGCTCCAGGGAAAAGGCAAGACTGGGAAAGTGGATATCGCGCTGGCGAAAATCCAAAAACTCTATGCGCTTGAAGCTCGCTTAAAACAGTCATCAGCCGAAGAGCGTTGGTCAGAGAGACAAGCACACGCCAAACCGATATTGGACGACCTGTATCAATGGCTCACGACACAAAAGGTGTTCGAATCCAGCCCACTGGGTAAAGCGATTAAATACACCTTGGGTCAATGGCCGAAGTTGGTGCGTTATGTGGATGATGGGCACTTATCCATCGACAACAATCGAGCAGAACGTGCAATCAAATCGATGGTCATTGGCCGAAAGAACTGGCTCTTCGCCAACACATCAAAAGGTGCTGATGCCAGTGCGTTACTCTATAGCATCATCGAGACGGCTAAAGCCAATGGACTCATTCTCTACGATTACATGGTCAAGTGCATGAAAGAGCTGGCGAAAGCAGAGCCTGACATCGAATCACTTCTTCCGTGGAACTTCTCACACTAA
- the wecA gene encoding UDP-N-acetylglucosamine--undecaprenyl-phosphate N-acetylglucosaminephosphotransferase, producing the protein MIMEIVIVFFLSFTSLFITRKIAKKIGLVDKPDFRKRHKGAVPLVGGVALYLVTSLYLFFNPNSLAHTGLYFFSITSLIIVGVLDDKFDISFKLRLGVQAGLAILLMTQTGLSLDNLGNLFGYGDITLGYFGYLFTIFAVIGAINAFNMVDGIDGLLGGLSVVTFSALAIMLSLSDQHWAMGLCFAIIVAMVPYICMNLGILGHTRKVFMGDAGSMMIGMTVIWLLIGASQDNGHALMRPITAVWVIAIPLMDMAAIMIRRLRRGHSPFKPDRGHLHHICQRLGLSPHQTLAFICTIAAVFAGFGIYGEIANISEQGMFITFVICFLIYAFTLAYIWRITAFIKRLKGKEKEVYIESQQGM; encoded by the coding sequence ATGATTATGGAAATAGTGATAGTGTTCTTTTTATCATTTACTTCCCTGTTTATCACAAGGAAGATTGCTAAAAAGATAGGATTGGTAGATAAACCCGATTTTCGCAAACGTCACAAAGGCGCAGTACCACTCGTTGGTGGTGTCGCACTGTACCTCGTTACCTCATTATATTTATTCTTCAACCCAAACTCACTCGCTCACACCGGTCTGTATTTCTTTTCCATTACCAGTTTGATCATTGTGGGCGTACTGGACGATAAGTTTGATATTAGCTTTAAGTTACGCTTAGGGGTGCAAGCAGGACTCGCGATTTTGCTGATGACACAAACTGGGCTGAGTCTTGATAACCTGGGTAACCTGTTCGGTTACGGTGACATCACTCTGGGATACTTTGGTTATCTGTTTACCATTTTTGCGGTTATTGGCGCAATCAACGCTTTTAATATGGTTGACGGTATTGATGGGCTTCTAGGCGGTTTATCAGTAGTAACCTTTAGCGCACTCGCGATTATGTTAAGCCTTTCTGATCAGCATTGGGCCATGGGGTTATGCTTCGCCATCATCGTAGCAATGGTGCCGTATATTTGTATGAACTTAGGCATTCTAGGGCATACCCGCAAAGTGTTTATGGGAGATGCTGGCAGTATGATGATTGGTATGACCGTAATTTGGTTGTTAATTGGGGCCAGCCAAGATAACGGCCATGCCTTGATGCGCCCGATTACTGCAGTATGGGTTATCGCGATTCCGCTGATGGATATGGCAGCCATCATGATCCGCCGCCTACGTCGTGGCCACTCACCGTTCAAACCAGATCGTGGACACTTACACCATATTTGCCAACGCTTAGGATTAAGTCCGCACCAAACGCTCGCATTTATCTGTACTATCGCGGCAGTATTTGCGGGTTTTGGTATTTACGGAGAAATTGCCAACATCAGTGAGCAAGGCATGTTTATCACTTTTGTTATTTGCTTCCTTATCTACGCATTCACTTTGGCATATATCTGGCGAATCACTGCGTTTATCAAACGCCTAAAAGGCAAAGAAAAAGAAGTGTATATCGAGAGCCAACAAGGTATGTAA
- the galU gene encoding UTP--glucose-1-phosphate uridylyltransferase GalU yields MIKKCLFPAAGYGTRFLPATKSMPKEMMPVVNKPLIEYGVDEAIHAGMTDMCIVTGRGKHAIMDHFDMNFELEQQIAGTKKEELLGDIRGLMNSANFTYIRQREMKGLGHAILTGKPLVGDNPFAVVLADDLCVNEEKGVLAQMSELYNQFRCTIVAVQEVPESETHKYGVISGEMIKDNIFRVDDMVEKPDPGSAPSNLAIIGRYIMTPDIFDLIEQTEPGKGGEIQITDALLKQAKSGCVLAYKFEGERFDCGSVEGYIEATNFCYDNIYNKA; encoded by the coding sequence ATGATTAAGAAATGTCTCTTCCCGGCTGCGGGTTACGGAACACGTTTTCTTCCAGCGACCAAGTCGATGCCCAAAGAAATGATGCCGGTCGTGAATAAACCGCTCATTGAATATGGTGTGGATGAAGCCATTCATGCAGGCATGACAGATATGTGTATTGTGACCGGTCGCGGAAAACATGCGATTATGGATCATTTTGATATGAACTTCGAACTAGAGCAGCAGATTGCTGGTACTAAGAAAGAAGAATTATTGGGTGATATCCGCGGTTTGATGAACTCGGCGAATTTTACCTACATTCGTCAGCGTGAAATGAAAGGCTTAGGACACGCGATTCTTACTGGCAAGCCGTTAGTCGGAGATAACCCGTTTGCGGTGGTATTGGCCGATGACTTGTGTGTCAATGAAGAAAAAGGCGTGTTGGCGCAAATGTCTGAGCTGTATAACCAGTTCCGTTGTACTATTGTAGCGGTACAAGAAGTGCCAGAGTCTGAAACTCACAAATACGGTGTGATTTCCGGTGAAATGATTAAAGATAATATCTTCCGTGTGGATGATATGGTCGAGAAGCCGGATCCAGGCTCTGCGCCAAGTAATTTGGCGATCATCGGTCGTTATATTATGACTCCGGATATTTTTGATTTGATCGAACAAACCGAACCGGGTAAAGGCGGCGAAATCCAAATAACGGATGCGTTATTAAAACAAGCCAAATCGGGATGTGTATTGGCTTATAAATTCGAAGGCGAGCGTTTCGACTGCGGCAGTGTTGAGGGCTACATTGAAGCCACAAACTTCTGTTATGACAATATTTATAACAAAGCGTAA
- a CDS encoding alpha/beta hydrolase — MLFITNRMPKQSARSRAGRRIDFDYKNTDVSKWLYFCERHGVDEYQEIMSDAFFSRLKHLPDSSQLLFYIHGFNCNMEPDVFSQAETLQALLNSDGRQRVCVIPLIWPCDDDAPLQILDDYWDDQRSADFSGIAFSRLLDMFDEWRHAPEQQAKPCLRRMNVLAHSMGNRVLVNTLHYWVDFHGYGGMPMLFKNVFMIAADVNNRVLERGHKGEYVPDSAKNVVIYYASDDWAMSASKVANLKNRIASRRLGMTGPAQPQLLPSQRVFSIDCDAFNSRFDSKGHTYFLTNAQGEVSPIIEHMAGILDHGVVAPAFWLPNEMDNSSSVSPTDE, encoded by the coding sequence ATGTTATTTATTACTAACCGCATGCCGAAGCAGTCGGCACGTTCGCGCGCGGGGCGGCGGATTGATTTTGATTACAAAAATACGGATGTGTCGAAGTGGCTGTATTTTTGTGAACGTCATGGCGTGGATGAGTATCAAGAAATCATGTCTGACGCGTTCTTTTCTCGCCTCAAACACTTGCCGGATTCCTCGCAATTACTTTTTTATATCCATGGTTTCAATTGCAACATGGAGCCGGATGTTTTTAGCCAAGCGGAAACCTTACAAGCGCTACTCAATAGTGATGGTCGTCAGCGAGTGTGTGTGATTCCGTTAATTTGGCCTTGTGATGATGATGCTCCGCTACAAATTTTAGATGATTATTGGGATGATCAACGCTCGGCGGATTTCAGTGGGATTGCCTTTAGTCGTTTACTTGATATGTTCGATGAATGGCGGCATGCGCCTGAGCAGCAAGCGAAGCCTTGTTTACGACGCATGAATGTCCTGGCGCATTCCATGGGCAATCGCGTGTTAGTCAATACGCTGCATTATTGGGTGGATTTCCATGGTTACGGTGGCATGCCCATGCTGTTTAAAAATGTCTTCATGATTGCGGCCGATGTGAATAATCGCGTGTTAGAACGCGGCCACAAAGGTGAGTACGTGCCTGACAGTGCTAAAAATGTCGTGATTTATTATGCCAGCGATGATTGGGCGATGTCGGCCTCGAAAGTCGCCAACCTTAAAAACCGGATAGCGAGTCGCCGACTCGGTATGACCGGTCCCGCCCAACCTCAATTGCTGCCATCTCAGCGCGTCTTCAGTATTGATTGTGATGCGTTTAATTCTCGATTTGATTCCAAAGGGCATACCTATTTTCTTACTAATGCACAAGGGGAAGTCAGTCCCATCATTGAGCATATGGCGGGAATTTTAGATCATGGCGTTGTCGCACCTGCCTTCTGGTTACCCAATGAAATGGATAACTCATCCTCAGTCAGTCCCACTGATGAGTAA